A stretch of the Thalassotalea euphylliae genome encodes the following:
- a CDS encoding MFS transporter has translation MNNTKPNLSFWQIWNVSFGFLGVQIGFALQNGNVSRILSDLGADLSSLSLFWLAAPIMGLIVQPIVGAASDKTWNGLGRRLPFILGGAIVAAMAMALLPNASMVVAFIPPMIFGLFIFAIKDAAFNVTFQPFRSLVSDMVPDGQRNLGYSVQTLLINIGAVVGSILPFFLTNVIGLDNLSAQGEVAPSVIWSFYIGATVLLGSVLWTVFRTKEYPPEQYYAFKEMDATAVAKEQQTQRSLGERLAGFWALFKDMPVIMKQLALVQFFSWFALFIMWTYTPAAITQHTWGVAIEWFDPAYIAAAGGLPTDIAKAKGSAGDWVGILYAAQALFSVLFAIVMTKLANTFGRKLTYSLSLIAGGLGYLSFVLFQDPTLTHVDLLITEVEIPKGALGLVWSMAGVGIAWAAILAMPYAILAGALPADKTGVYMGIFNFTIAAPQIVSGIASGWILSHVFDNQAINIIMLAGVAMFLAAASVIFVKDTEAKA, from the coding sequence ATGAACAACACTAAACCAAACCTGAGCTTTTGGCAGATTTGGAATGTCAGCTTTGGCTTTCTTGGCGTGCAAATTGGTTTTGCCTTACAAAACGGCAACGTTAGCCGAATATTGTCGGACTTAGGTGCCGACCTTTCTTCACTTTCACTGTTCTGGCTAGCGGCCCCTATTATGGGGTTAATTGTTCAGCCAATTGTCGGCGCGGCGTCCGACAAAACCTGGAACGGCCTAGGTCGACGATTGCCCTTTATCTTAGGTGGTGCAATTGTGGCGGCGATGGCAATGGCCTTGCTGCCCAATGCTTCTATGGTGGTGGCCTTTATTCCACCGATGATTTTTGGTTTGTTTATCTTTGCCATTAAAGATGCCGCCTTTAATGTTACTTTCCAGCCGTTTCGCTCGCTGGTATCAGATATGGTGCCCGATGGTCAGCGTAACTTAGGTTATTCAGTACAAACCTTGCTGATTAATATTGGTGCGGTTGTTGGCTCGATATTACCTTTCTTTTTAACCAATGTGATTGGTTTAGATAATTTGTCAGCCCAAGGTGAAGTGGCGCCATCGGTTATTTGGTCATTTTACATTGGCGCGACCGTGCTTTTAGGGTCTGTACTTTGGACAGTATTCCGCACCAAAGAATATCCACCCGAACAATACTATGCGTTTAAAGAGATGGATGCCACAGCGGTCGCTAAAGAGCAACAAACACAGCGTAGCTTAGGCGAGCGTCTAGCGGGCTTTTGGGCGTTGTTCAAAGATATGCCGGTGATCATGAAACAGCTCGCGCTGGTGCAGTTTTTCTCTTGGTTTGCGCTATTTATTATGTGGACTTATACGCCCGCAGCGATTACGCAGCACACTTGGGGCGTTGCCATTGAATGGTTTGACCCAGCCTATATTGCTGCTGCCGGCGGTTTGCCAACCGATATCGCTAAAGCGAAAGGCTCTGCTGGTGATTGGGTTGGCATTTTGTACGCGGCACAAGCTTTATTTTCTGTTTTGTTTGCCATTGTGATGACTAAGCTCGCCAACACATTTGGTCGTAAACTTACTTACTCGTTAAGCTTAATCGCAGGTGGTTTAGGTTACTTAAGCTTTGTATTATTCCAAGACCCAACGCTAACTCATGTTGATTTGCTGATCACCGAGGTGGAAATTCCAAAAGGGGCATTAGGTTTAGTGTGGTCTATGGCGGGTGTTGGCATTGCGTGGGCGGCAATTTTAGCTATGCCTTATGCCATTCTAGCAGGCGCATTACCTGCGGATAAAACCGGTGTTTATATGGGAATATTTAACTTTACCATAGCGGCGCCACAAATTGTTTCAGGTATTGCCTCTGGTTGGATTTTAAGTCATGTATTCGACAACCAAGCGATTAACATTATTATGCTGGCCGGTGTTGCCATGTTCTTAGCGGCAGCGTCGGTTATTTTTGTGAAAGACACTGAAGCAAAAGCTTAG
- a CDS encoding alkaline phosphatase D family protein, translating to MKNISQLMTKNLTTALLAASLSVSSNAIAFADSVDKETAEIDNKTRAAKPLSKIYFGSCGKQYKPMTILDAIVADQPELFVFLGDNIYGDTEDMSELQQKYNTLGEHPGFKKLKATTPLIAIWDDHDYGENDAGKEYPQKEASRKIMLDFWQEPKNSPRYHRDGIYTSYIYGEDGKTVHIILPDLRWNRDELHQVGKFSYATKRMPKNMGPYEVSPVKGASMLGERQWQWLESELKKPATVKIIASSLQLLPEFTGWESWANFPSDRDRLLNFIKQEKISGVIMVSGDTHWGEISKVTEHGMYPLWEVTSSGLSEKWKDVSPNKHRQGQYTHDVNYGFIEIDWNKTDPEITFGLKQVDGQVFSQHQVKLSKLSFTESR from the coding sequence ATGAAAAATATCAGCCAACTGATGACTAAAAATTTAACCACAGCGCTACTAGCTGCCTCTCTATCAGTAAGCTCAAACGCAATTGCATTTGCTGATAGTGTTGATAAAGAGACAGCAGAAATCGACAATAAAACACGAGCTGCCAAGCCCCTGTCTAAAATTTATTTCGGCTCTTGTGGCAAGCAATACAAACCCATGACTATACTCGATGCCATTGTTGCCGATCAACCTGAGCTTTTTGTTTTTCTTGGTGACAATATTTATGGCGATACCGAAGATATGAGTGAGCTTCAGCAAAAATATAACACCTTAGGTGAACACCCAGGATTTAAAAAGCTGAAGGCTACTACCCCATTAATCGCCATTTGGGATGATCATGACTATGGCGAAAATGATGCAGGCAAAGAGTACCCACAAAAAGAAGCGTCTCGAAAAATTATGTTGGACTTTTGGCAAGAGCCAAAGAACTCACCACGCTATCACCGCGATGGCATTTATACCTCCTATATTTATGGCGAAGATGGCAAAACCGTTCATATTATTTTGCCAGATTTACGCTGGAACCGAGATGAACTGCACCAAGTAGGCAAGTTTAGCTATGCAACAAAGCGCATGCCGAAAAATATGGGGCCATACGAGGTTAGCCCAGTTAAGGGAGCCTCCATGCTAGGTGAGCGTCAATGGCAGTGGCTAGAATCTGAATTAAAGAAACCTGCTACCGTTAAGATTATTGCTTCCAGTCTTCAACTTTTACCCGAGTTTACGGGTTGGGAGTCATGGGCAAACTTCCCAAGCGACCGCGATAGGCTACTCAACTTCATTAAACAGGAAAAAATTTCAGGTGTTATCATGGTCAGTGGTGATACGCACTGGGGCGAAATATCAAAAGTCACCGAACATGGCATGTACCCGCTTTGGGAAGTAACTAGCTCAGGGCTAAGTGAGAAATGGAAAGATGTAAGCCCGAACAAACATCGCCAAGGGCAATACACCCACGATGTCAACTACGGCTTTATCGAAATAGATTGGAATAAAACAGATCCTGAGATAACGTTTGGCCTTAAACAAGTCGACGGCCAAGTGTTTAGCCAGCACCAAGTAAAGTTATCTAAGCTATCATTTACCGAATCGCGTTAA
- a CDS encoding TonB-dependent receptor domain-containing protein, whose amino-acid sequence MSTRTNNKSLLASAIAMALASPFVMATDTDEEQMIEEITVVGKSVSYANNETPEEMFKQQSAMTSALAVIDNLPGVLINEGDTFGSDDWSTTVSIRGFQLSLDEQQIGITIDGIANGNSNYGGGAKANRYIDTENLGVVQVSQGTADIASRSHEALGGSLNFTTSDPEQEEKATVSLTLADFDGQKYFARYDTGEIFKDTFAWFSLSSTESSDWIQQAAENERDHYAAKIISAVNGIDLTAYVSYDDTHEDNYQRVSLAGFEQNPEWDGLTEDWTGIPYVDQTYRRGWSTLRENIFGYLKAAYVTDSFEVSGNVYFHDNSGRGDWVPPYLVDVKNDGDAGHSELVSGNTVLGGAPLGRIYFVDANGNSLAPAAGCVSSILAPYGGSGPEADPACYERSAIPVGSYRHTHYNKERFGFNGDFALYSTFDNINNTLRGGLWYEDYERDESRDWHKIIDSRTSFQFDHTPYWVQYDRSFTVDTMMFYLEDELDMGWGKVRVGAKKFLVELEADDNFNRGAAKVKVDSDSDTLLSAGVVLNTGVDGLEVFAGYAENFAAIKDSVLERDASQLDNIEPETADNIDLGIRYSSDAIEASLTYYDISFDNRLVFIAPDSPDGIDFLIGNNGSYVNVGGIDSTGFEASLTWYISNEWTAYTSYTSNDSEYVEGTSAFPTGNTVFGSAEDLAVVSFDWLRDEKFAGVSTKWVGKRWLDAANTQRIDDYIVSDVYAGVTVDRPVEGIQSLEVRLTINNITDESYLGGVAGQAAWIGAPRTAALNIKAAF is encoded by the coding sequence ATGTCTACGCGCACAAATAATAAGTCATTACTTGCTTCAGCAATTGCTATGGCACTAGCCTCACCGTTCGTTATGGCTACTGACACAGACGAAGAACAAATGATTGAAGAAATCACTGTGGTTGGTAAAAGCGTTTCTTATGCAAACAACGAAACGCCAGAAGAAATGTTCAAACAGCAGTCGGCAATGACCAGCGCTTTAGCGGTAATTGATAATTTACCAGGCGTATTAATCAACGAGGGCGACACTTTTGGTTCTGACGACTGGTCAACAACTGTTTCCATTCGTGGTTTCCAGTTAAGCCTAGACGAGCAACAAATCGGTATTACCATTGATGGTATCGCAAACGGCAACTCAAACTACGGTGGTGGTGCGAAAGCCAATCGCTACATTGACACTGAAAACCTGGGTGTGGTGCAAGTTTCTCAAGGTACTGCGGACATTGCCTCTCGCTCTCATGAAGCACTAGGTGGTTCATTAAACTTCACGACCTCAGATCCTGAGCAAGAAGAAAAAGCGACGGTCAGTTTAACGCTGGCAGATTTTGACGGTCAAAAGTACTTCGCTCGCTATGATACTGGCGAAATATTCAAAGACACTTTCGCTTGGTTTAGCTTATCTAGCACAGAAAGTAGCGACTGGATCCAACAAGCGGCTGAGAACGAGCGCGATCATTACGCTGCGAAAATCATCAGCGCCGTTAACGGTATTGATTTAACCGCTTACGTTTCTTATGACGATACACATGAAGACAATTACCAACGAGTGAGCCTTGCCGGTTTTGAACAAAATCCAGAGTGGGATGGCTTAACAGAAGACTGGACAGGCATTCCTTACGTTGACCAAACGTACCGCCGTGGCTGGTCAACACTGCGCGAGAACATTTTCGGGTATTTAAAAGCCGCTTACGTAACCGATAGTTTTGAAGTGTCGGGCAACGTTTACTTTCACGACAATTCAGGCCGTGGTGATTGGGTGCCACCTTACCTAGTCGATGTAAAAAATGATGGCGATGCTGGCCATTCAGAGCTTGTTTCAGGCAATACGGTATTGGGCGGAGCGCCACTTGGTCGTATCTATTTTGTTGATGCCAACGGTAATAGCTTAGCACCGGCAGCAGGCTGTGTGAGTTCAATTCTTGCACCTTACGGTGGCTCAGGTCCTGAAGCAGATCCTGCCTGTTATGAGCGAAGTGCAATTCCTGTCGGCTCATACCGACATACTCATTACAACAAAGAGCGTTTTGGCTTTAATGGTGATTTTGCCCTTTACAGCACCTTTGACAATATCAACAACACCTTACGTGGTGGTCTTTGGTATGAAGACTATGAGCGTGACGAGTCTCGTGATTGGCACAAAATTATCGACTCTCGAACCAGCTTCCAGTTTGACCATACCCCTTACTGGGTGCAATACGACCGAAGCTTCACGGTTGATACCATGATGTTCTACCTGGAAGATGAACTTGATATGGGCTGGGGTAAGGTGCGCGTTGGCGCGAAAAAATTCCTCGTTGAATTAGAGGCTGACGATAACTTCAACCGCGGCGCGGCAAAGGTAAAAGTAGACTCAGATTCCGACACCCTACTTTCAGCAGGTGTTGTATTAAATACAGGGGTTGATGGTTTGGAAGTCTTTGCGGGTTACGCTGAGAACTTTGCCGCCATTAAAGATTCTGTGCTTGAGCGTGATGCTTCACAACTCGACAACATTGAGCCAGAAACGGCTGACAACATCGACTTAGGTATTCGCTACAGCTCAGATGCTATTGAAGCGAGCTTAACCTACTACGACATCAGCTTTGATAACCGCTTGGTATTCATTGCACCTGATTCGCCAGACGGCATTGACTTCTTGATTGGCAACAACGGTTCATATGTTAACGTGGGTGGTATTGACTCGACTGGCTTTGAAGCGTCTTTGACTTGGTACATTTCAAACGAATGGACAGCGTATACTTCATATACTTCTAACGATTCAGAATACGTTGAAGGTACCTCGGCTTTCCCAACGGGTAATACCGTATTCGGCTCAGCTGAAGACTTAGCGGTTGTTTCATTTGACTGGTTACGCGACGAGAAATTTGCTGGTGTTTCAACTAAGTGGGTTGGTAAGCGTTGGCTAGATGCTGCTAACACACAGCGTATTGACGACTACATAGTGTCTGACGTTTACGCAGGTGTCACCGTTGACCGTCCAGTTGAGGGGATTCAATCACTGGAAGTTCGTTTAACCATTAACAACATTACCGATGAAAGCTACTTAGGTGGTGTTGCTGGCCAAGCTGCTTGGATTGGTGCACCACGCACAGCGGCATTAAACATCAAAGCAGCATTCTAG
- a CDS encoding LacI family DNA-binding transcriptional regulator: MKSKPTSFDIAFRAGVSQSTVSRALRNSPLVNEETRLKVQAIARELNYKVDKNASNLRSQQSSTLALLLFEDPTNDDSLINPFFLSMLGSITKACSDKGYDLLVSFQQMNDDWHAEFEDSNKADGIILLGYGDFVDYEEKLIQLIEQDTRFVRWGAEVESLPIVSIGCDNFHGGYQLTEHVIMNGRKHFAFLGEASSHAPEFFDRYKGHCKALTDNQLSVNQACQIDAISTEDSGYKAALALIESGEPFDAIFGASDLIAIGAMRALQDNGYQIPEQVAVIGFDDIPMASFTFPSLTTAKQNTKLAGELLVDSLIKLIHGEPVKTTLMPTNLIVRKSCGS, translated from the coding sequence TTGAAATCAAAACCTACTTCTTTTGACATAGCTTTTCGTGCAGGTGTCTCGCAGTCAACCGTCTCGCGAGCATTAAGAAATAGTCCACTGGTTAACGAAGAAACGCGCCTTAAAGTGCAGGCGATCGCTCGTGAGCTCAATTACAAAGTGGATAAAAACGCCAGTAACCTGCGTTCACAGCAAAGTAGCACATTAGCGCTATTGCTTTTTGAAGATCCGACTAATGATGATTCTTTAATAAACCCATTTTTCTTGTCAATGTTGGGTAGCATTACCAAAGCTTGCTCAGACAAGGGCTACGACCTGCTCGTCTCTTTTCAGCAAATGAATGATGACTGGCACGCCGAGTTTGAAGACTCAAACAAAGCCGACGGCATAATTCTGCTAGGCTATGGCGACTTTGTTGATTACGAAGAAAAGCTGATCCAGCTCATTGAGCAAGATACCCGCTTTGTTCGCTGGGGTGCAGAAGTAGAGTCACTACCCATTGTCTCGATTGGTTGCGATAACTTTCACGGAGGCTATCAGCTAACCGAACATGTGATCATGAATGGCCGCAAACACTTTGCCTTTTTGGGCGAAGCATCTAGCCATGCGCCAGAGTTTTTTGATCGCTACAAAGGTCATTGCAAAGCACTTACCGACAACCAGCTTAGTGTCAATCAAGCCTGTCAAATTGACGCGATATCTACCGAAGATTCAGGTTACAAAGCAGCACTAGCACTTATCGAAAGTGGTGAACCATTTGATGCCATATTTGGGGCGAGTGACTTAATTGCCATTGGTGCAATGCGAGCCTTGCAAGATAATGGCTACCAAATTCCTGAGCAGGTTGCTGTGATTGGTTTTGATGATATCCCAATGGCAAGCTTTACCTTCCCATCACTGACAACAGCCAAGCAAAACACTAAGCTTGCTGGTGAGCTATTGGTTGATAGCCTGATTAAGTTAATTCACGGCGAACCGGTAAAAACCACCTTAATGCCAACAAACTTAATCGTTAGAAAGTCCTGTGGCAGCTAG
- a CDS encoding EAL domain-containing protein codes for MSKSIWLRYSFVCLLTLVIAAIGFAATQHLSNLDTRELVRTQANIEVATSYYVDDSNQLSANQVRERQADFVSSEPNDIPFELGDSAYWVRFSLANQTLDGAALVLHIDNSMLTELAAYQYSSAVNSPLAALNQGTLSATAFPHLNINLSAKQNIELLLKLKAGGPPNIPLVWHQAEQFKTKQALTRVLFGVVIGVLAVIALYNLVIFNAIRDKVYLIYIGYLLAAFLVLATVNGYGYILFSPETQALLNTHSLFFHYYLLSFLVLFTLYFLKFNEDKGKLFKIGQVSVYLLIGLSVIGLFIPHTERAIIFFSLVPIYYAYSICLVILKLKSEFSWARYYVVSWIPLLVGAGAQQLTLFGYIDYSFTLVNAFLLAVLCEITLMSFALAERMRRHEAERIAEMSYHSGSGIPRKNVFERSLYKLMQAPDAHLHVLVIKPEHIERVALYVNDAMNTALFKRIYEKLTPLFAYNDAIEPIGMKGEKIALVAGNMLAIVVNEQKNQQALDTIVSSINTLVEEAYRIEALQIPLQANIGVASYPEHGNLPFILLNKAQMALPDAENCTGKWAIYEEFQSDNSGYRLKLAAEINAAIEQGSFELYHQPQVDLKTMRVCGSECLIRWHYDGENLSEHGFIPPTAFIPVAEDMGLINKLTRWVIKQAIAQHSVLLAQGYKHHMVSINISGKDICAEGFYEYVAAEIEAAEIAANKIVFELTESATITNNAQALEAIELLTELGVTISIDDFGTGYASMAYVSELPFKELKVDRQFVQDVGDDKKRRTIAETTVRMAKGLGLEVVAEGINSQKDENLLRQFGCDIGQGYFYAKPMAFDDYLEWLTDEVNGRSPEPLEGEFISKHSLS; via the coding sequence TTGTCTAAATCTATTTGGTTACGTTACTCATTTGTTTGTCTCCTCACCTTAGTTATTGCTGCGATTGGTTTCGCTGCCACGCAGCATTTAAGTAATTTGGATACGAGAGAGTTAGTGCGAACACAAGCCAATATTGAAGTGGCAACGAGTTACTATGTTGACGACAGCAATCAATTATCAGCTAACCAAGTGCGCGAACGCCAAGCAGATTTTGTTTCATCAGAGCCTAATGATATCCCTTTTGAACTGGGCGATAGCGCCTATTGGGTTAGGTTTTCACTAGCTAACCAGACATTAGATGGTGCTGCCTTGGTGTTGCATATCGACAATTCTATGTTGACAGAGCTGGCGGCATATCAATATTCAAGCGCAGTAAATTCGCCCTTAGCAGCGTTAAATCAAGGAACGTTAAGCGCCACAGCCTTCCCACATTTGAATATTAACCTTAGTGCCAAGCAAAACATTGAGTTACTACTTAAGTTAAAAGCAGGTGGCCCACCGAATATTCCGCTAGTTTGGCATCAAGCTGAACAGTTTAAGACTAAACAAGCACTAACTAGGGTGCTGTTTGGTGTCGTTATCGGTGTGCTTGCTGTGATTGCCCTTTATAACTTAGTGATTTTTAACGCCATTCGAGACAAGGTGTATTTAATTTATATCGGTTACTTGCTCGCTGCGTTTTTAGTCTTAGCCACGGTAAATGGATACGGCTACATACTGTTTAGCCCCGAGACCCAAGCGCTGCTCAATACACATTCGCTGTTCTTCCATTATTACTTACTGAGCTTTTTGGTGCTGTTTACCTTGTACTTTTTAAAGTTCAATGAAGACAAGGGCAAGCTTTTTAAAATTGGCCAAGTGAGTGTCTACTTGCTTATTGGTCTCAGTGTTATTGGCTTGTTTATACCGCATACAGAGAGAGCTATTATTTTTTTTAGCTTAGTACCTATATATTATGCGTATTCAATTTGTCTTGTCATACTCAAACTAAAGAGTGAGTTTTCATGGGCTCGATATTATGTTGTTTCATGGATTCCACTTTTAGTAGGAGCAGGAGCTCAACAACTAACTTTATTTGGCTATATTGACTATTCATTCACACTAGTTAACGCCTTTTTACTTGCTGTGCTGTGTGAAATCACCCTGATGTCGTTTGCGCTCGCCGAGCGTATGCGCCGTCATGAAGCTGAACGCATTGCCGAAATGAGCTACCACTCAGGCTCTGGAATACCGCGTAAAAATGTTTTTGAGCGCTCCTTGTATAAGTTAATGCAAGCACCTGATGCGCATTTGCATGTATTGGTGATTAAACCTGAGCATATTGAGCGTGTTGCTCTTTATGTTAATGATGCGATGAATACCGCTTTATTTAAGCGAATTTACGAAAAGCTCACGCCACTTTTTGCTTATAATGATGCAATTGAGCCAATAGGCATGAAAGGTGAGAAGATTGCCTTGGTCGCAGGCAATATGTTGGCAATTGTTGTTAACGAACAGAAAAACCAGCAAGCGTTAGACACCATTGTCTCTTCTATCAATACTTTGGTTGAAGAAGCTTACCGTATTGAAGCGCTGCAAATACCGCTGCAAGCGAATATCGGTGTGGCCAGCTACCCAGAACACGGTAACTTGCCATTCATCTTATTGAACAAAGCTCAAATGGCATTACCCGACGCAGAAAATTGCACCGGCAAGTGGGCAATATATGAAGAGTTTCAGTCAGATAACAGTGGCTATCGGTTGAAGCTTGCTGCTGAAATTAATGCTGCAATCGAGCAGGGGAGCTTTGAGCTCTATCATCAGCCGCAAGTGGATTTAAAAACCATGCGTGTTTGCGGTAGTGAGTGTTTAATTCGTTGGCATTACGATGGCGAGAACCTAAGCGAACACGGCTTTATTCCACCAACAGCGTTCATTCCCGTTGCCGAAGATATGGGCTTAATTAACAAACTAACCCGTTGGGTCATTAAGCAGGCCATTGCTCAGCACAGTGTATTGTTGGCACAGGGTTACAAGCATCACATGGTATCAATCAATATTAGTGGCAAAGATATTTGTGCAGAAGGTTTTTACGAATATGTTGCCGCTGAAATCGAAGCAGCTGAAATTGCCGCCAACAAGATAGTGTTTGAACTAACAGAATCGGCCACGATCACCAATAATGCCCAAGCGCTAGAGGCCATTGAATTACTAACCGAGCTTGGTGTTACCATTAGTATTGATGACTTTGGTACTGGCTATGCGTCGATGGCCTACGTTAGTGAATTGCCATTTAAAGAGCTAAAAGTTGATCGCCAATTTGTTCAGGACGTTGGCGATGATAAGAAGCGTAGAACCATTGCGGAAACGACGGTTCGAATGGCTAAAGGCTTAGGGCTTGAAGTGGTTGCTGAAGGGATTAATAGCCAAAAAGATGAAAACCTATTGAGGCAATTTGGTTGCGATATCGGTCAAGGGTACTTTTATGCGAAACCTATGGCTTTTGATGATTACCTAGAGTGGTTAACCGACGAAGTGAATGGGCGCTCCCCTGAGCCGCTTGAAGGCGAGTTTATCTCTAAGCATTCACTATCTTAA